The nucleotide sequence CGCCGCAAGGCCGTCGCCGCCGCACGTGCGAAAGCGGACCTGTACGCCGAGGCCACCGGCGTCCGCGTCGGCGCGGTCCTGCACATCGAGGACGTCGACCCGGAGCAGCCGGGGGTTTCCCGCTACCGCAGCCACGCCGAAGCCGCCGCCACCACCGCCCAGGACCTCGCTCCGGGACACATCGTGGTCTCCGCCGCCGTGATCCTCGGCTTCGCGGTAGCCCGCGGCTGACGCCTCGCCGCCCGGCAGCCCGCCTCACCGCCCGGCAGCTCGCCTGCACCGCCCCCCGCCCCGCCTGCGCCCGCCCTGCCTGCGCCGGTGCTTCTCGGTCGACGCCGGGGACATCTGGCCGGTCAGTCGCGACGCTTCCGGAGTACCTCGACGATGCTGGCGAAGCTGTCCGCCGGGCGCCCGTCGGCGATCCTGCGGTCCAGCAGTTCCAGCAGCGGCACGTGCACCCCGGCATCGACGCCATGTCTGCTGCTGACCTCGATCAGGTTGTGCACGGCGGCACGGTTCATCTCTACCGGTGAGACGCCGTGGGAGTAGTCGCCCGTCTCGATCTCCCGGGCCAGCTCCGGCATGAAGGCCAGCATGCCGTTCAGCCAGCGAAGGGCCAGTGGGAGGAATCGGGTCGGCGCCACCCCTGCGCTGTCGAGCAGCGCCGCGCTGTGCAGGAAGCCTGCCAGGGCCGCGTAGCCGCTGCCGAGCAGAGCGGTGTCCCAAAGCTCCGCGACGGAGGCGTCCGGGCCGAGATAATGGCTCGTGGCAAGCCGATCCAGCGTCGACCGGTGTGCGTCGAATGCCTCCCAGGAGCCGCTGTAGAGGAAGAACGCGTCGGGGGTGGCGACCGTCTGCGGCACCGCCATCATGGCGCCGTCGAGGTAGCGCGCCCCCTGCGCGCCGGCCCAGTCGGCGAGGGCGGCGGCCTGTTCCGGCGTACCGGTGGTGAGGTTGACCAGGGTCCGACCGGCCAGCGTGCCAGCGTTCGGCTCCAGCATGGCGCGGACGTTGTCGTAGTCGAGCAGGCAGACGACGACCAACGGGCTCGCCCTGATCGCCTCGCCGGCCGAGCCGGCCGGGACGGCGCCCCGGGCGGCGAGGGCGTCGGCCTTACCGGCGGTGCGGTTCCAGACGACGGTACGGCTGCCGGCGTCGAGCAGGGCACCGGCGAGCGCGCTGCCCATCCTGCCCAGGCCGAGGAGGGTTACCGAGCTGTCGGTCACGGGTGAGGGTGCGGATGTCATGGCGGCTAAGGTAAAGCTTCACGTGGACGTCAGAGTCAATGTTTGGTGATGGGGGCCACATGCGGATCGGCGAACTCGCCCGGCGCACCGGGTCCAGCGAGCGGGCGCTGCGCTACTACGAGGAACAGCACCTGCTGCACCCGGTACGCCGGCCCAGCGGCTACCGGGAGTACGCGGAGGCGGACGTCCGGCGGGTGCACAGCATCCGGATGCTGCTGGCTGCCGGGCTGGGCAGCGCCGTCATCGCCGAGGTGCTGCCCTGCATGACCGACAACGGCGAGGTACTGGTGCCGGCCTGCGCCGGGCTGGCACCGGTACTCGCCGACGAGCGCGACCGGATCGACGCCGCCATCGAGGATCTGCGCGGAGCACGCCGGATCCTCGACGCCATCGTGCAGGTCGCCGCAGAGGCAGAGCCGACTCCGGAGATCTGCGCCGTGTCGTGAGGCGGGTACAGCTCTGTGTGGCGTTGGGGGCCGTTCCCCTGTGGTGCATTCTCTGCCCAGTCGGAGACCGGGTGCAGCATCCACACCTCATTGACCCGAGGGGGCGTTAAGTCGCGATCCTCACCCGGTCCGGAGACCGGGTGCAGCAGGTGATCTTCTCGCCGTACTGGTTGGTGCCGTAGAAGTTGCGATCCTCACCCGGTCCGAAGACCGGTTGCAGCTCACTGCGCCCGGCGTCATGGATCTGCCCCCTGTCGAGTTGCGATCCTCACCCGGTCCGGAGACCGGGTGCAGCGCCGCTTTCCGCGCCTACCTTTGTCCTCGCCCGACGTTGCGATCCTCACCCGGTCCGGAGACCGGGTGCAGCCGGAAACTCGGCGGGCCAGTGCTCGTTCAGCAGGTCGTGTTGCGATCCTCACCCGGTCCGGAGACCGGGTGCAGCCGCCGCGGCCGGGAAGGGTACGAGTCAGGCCATGCTCCCGTTGCGATCCTCACCCGGTCCGGAGACCGGGTGCAGCTGTGACCAAGGTCCGTGGAGTGTCCGCCCTGAGCAGGTCGTTGCGATCCTCACCCGGTCCGGAGACCGGGTGCAGCTCTGGAGCGGGGTGGGGCCGGCGCTCTCCGGCGGGTTGCGATCCTCACCCGGTCCGGAGACCGGGTGCAGCACCCGGACGTTCCCCACCCGCTCCCGACGGTGCGGGAGTTGCGATCCTCACCCGGTCCGGAGACCGGGTGCAGCCGGCAAAATATGTACTCGCCCGTCCTGGGTGGAGACGTGTTGCGATCCTCACCCGGTCCGGAGACCGGGTGCAGCCATTTCCCGGTCCCACCGGAAGATCTCGCGCAGATGTTGCGATCCTCACCCGGTCCGGAGACCGGGTGCAGCAGCCGGACGCCCAGGTGCCGATCGAACGTCAACAAGTCGTTGCGATCCTCACCCGGTCCGGAGACCGGGTGCAGCCGGCTGCCGTGGGGCCACGACGGCGCGCACAGCGCGGTTGCGATCCTCACCCGGTCCGGAGACCGGGTGCAGCCGGTGATGCCCTTGCCGCAGGCCCCGCAGTCGTACAGGTTGCGATCCTCACCCGGTCCGGAGACCGGGTGCAGCGGAGACGGACCTTGGGATGCCGGACGGCGGCCCGGAGGTTGCGATCCTCACCCGGTCCGGAGACCGGGTGCAGCCCCGGTCGACGCGGCACCAGCCGCGGATTCGACGTACCTGGTTGCGATCCTCACCCGGTCCGGAGACCGGGTGCAGCGACCAGACCCCCCGCCAGTGTTCATCCTGCCGCAGTTGCGATCCTCACCCGGTCCGGAGACCGGGTGCAGCCCGGAAGGGAGTGAACAGTGGCCACCATGTCCGTGTACGTTGCGATCCTCACCCGGTCCGGAGACCGGGTGCAGCCGGAGGACCTGCCGGACGTCCTGGTCTACGTCCTCAACGTTGCGATCCTCACCCGGTCCGGAGACCGGGTGCAGCAGCTACCCGGACTGGCTCCAGGAGATGGCGGAGACGGTTGCGATCCTCACCCGGTCCGGAGACCGGGTGCAGCGCGGGCGTGGATCCTCCACGGCATCGACGGGAACCGGGTTGCGATCCTCACCCGATCCGGAGACCGGGTGCAGCTCGGGCAGATGGGCTACCGCCCGCGCGGCCGGTGGGCGTTGCGATCCTCACCCGGTCCGGAGACCGGGTGCAGCCGCCGTCGGGGCGGGGGACCTGGGCCAAGAGCAGCGTGTTGCGATCCTCACCCGGTCCGGAGACCGGGTGCAGCCGACCACCCCGGTTGCTGTCCCAGAGCTGGATCGCGTTGCGATCCTCACCCGGTCCGGAGACCGGGTGCAGCGCGTCGAAGACAGCGCGGGCGGCGTTGCAGCAGTTGCGGTTGCGATCCTCACCCGGTCCGGAGACCGGGTGCAGCTAGCCGTCGCCGGCGAGTAATCATGCACCAGGACCGGGTTGCGATCCTCACCCGGTCCGGAGACCGGGTGCAGCGGCTCGTGAGCTGGGAGTTTGGACGTCTGCAAGCGGTGAGTCGCACCTGGGAGAGTACCAAGTGTCCATTTCGGCCTAGTTTTGAGCTTCGGAACCCCACGCTTGGTTCGTGATCGCCGAGGGTTCCTAGATCACGAAAGGGCCGCGTGGATCCACGGCTCTCGGCTTGCCCAGATGCTCGACGTCGTCGAGCGCCCGGCTCGGCAGATGATAGATCCGGATGCTGTCACACTCCGGGTCAATAACGGCCTGTAGGGCGGCAACGAGCCGCACCTTGTCCGTCTCCCGGCAGACGACTTCGAAGACCGACTTCTGGACCCGGTACCCATGCGCCTCGCAGATCTTCGCCACCTTGCGGAGACGGCGCTCGCCCTCCGGCGTGACGGTCTCGACGTCGTACGTGACCAGCAGGTCCATCAGTTGACCATCCATGGCTGGTACGAGGGCAGGTCACCGCGCAGATGTCGGGCCAGCAGCCGGGCCTGCACGAGGGGAAGCACCGCCCCCTCCACCTCCCGCTTGAGTTGGGCATGGGGCCAGGCGCGTCGGCGGCTCTCCTGCCATGCCGTCAGAACGCACTTGCGACCGGCTTCGGTGAGGCGGTAGGCGCCGTTGGGCAGTTTCTCGAAGTCGTTGGTGGTCACCTCGCCCCGGTTAATAAGCGTGAACGCCAACCGGTCGGCCAACAGCGGCCGGAACTCCTCCATGAGGTCGAGGGCCAGGGCCGGTTTTCCAGGCCGAATGCCATGCAGGAACCCGATGTAGGGATCGAGGCCGACCTGCTCCAGCGCACCGTGCACGGCAACCCGCAACATTCCGTAGAGGAACGAAAGAAGGCAGTTCACCGGATCGGTGGGAGGCCGCTTGTTGCGCCCGACCGCTTGCCACTCCTTCTGCCTGATCAGATACGGCAGCGCGCCGAAATAGTCGCGTGCGGCGATGCCCTCGACGCCCAGGATCTCGTCGGCAGATCGCGCCTCGCGAAGCAGCGGGAGTCGCTTGGCGAGCAGCTCCGCCGAGCCACGCAGTGCGGTCTGGCGGTGTCCGCTGCTGTCGCGTGCCGCCCGGAGCAGCACCTGACGACTATTGTGGATCTTCCCCGCGACCATCGCAGCACCGAGCGTCAGTCGGTGACCATCGGGCTCGGCCGCCCGGTGCTGGGCCCGACGCAGCAACGGGTTGCCGCTGGTCGGGCCGGCTACGCGCGCACGGAAGCGACCAGCGCCGGAGAGCCAGCTCACCGACCTGCCGTCCTCGGCACATCTCAGGAGGAGGTCGTCGGTGATGGTCACGCCTGCGAAGAGGACAACGTGGTTGAGGCGTACGAGGGGCAGCAGACGACGGCCGGTCTGCTCCGGGTGGTAGACCCGGACAGTGTCGCCGTCCAGATGCAGACTGGTGCCCGGCGTCTGCACGTACAGGGTGTTGAGTAGCTCAGTCACGCCACGTTCCGATGGGTCGGGAGGTGAACAGGTCGGCCGGCCTCGCCGTGCCGTCGGTGACTTCGGGCAGGCAGTCGTCCCGAAGTGAACAGTTGCGGCAACGGGCGTCGTTGCGCGCCACCGGCAGGCGCTGCTCCTGGAGCAGCCGGCGGACCGCCTCGGCGGCGGCAACGGTGCGGTGACCAGGTCGGGCGTGATGCTAACGGCGTGGCGTCGCCGTTCGGCAACCGAGTAGACGTATCCGACTGGCACCTCGAAGCCGGCTTCGATCAGGCAGAGCGCCTGGCCCGTGAGCTGGAGTTCCGCCGGCCCATCCGGGCGGTACTTACCGACCTTGTACTCCACCGGCGCCGCGACCTGGCCCGCGAACTCGACCACGTCGCATATCCCGCGCAGGCCGTACTCCTCGCTGGCGACCGGTAGCGAGCGGACCACCGTGACGCCGGCCCGCCGGGTGAGTCCCGGCAGGTCGACGACACGGTGACTCAAATCCCCGCGTACGGTGTCGGCGCTTTCGCTCCAGACTCCCTCGACGTGGATCAGGGCAGTCTGCCGATCGCAGTAGGCGTAGTGCTCCAGGGCGGACAGCGGAACTTCGCGGATCGGATCGTCGTCCGACACAGCGGTCACGGCCAGAGGTCGACCAGCTTGGTCAGTTCCACGCCCTCGGGCAGGTCGGCGGTGTTGATGGTGCGGGCATAGTCCAGGTGCTGCCGAGCGGCCTTGTCCTCGTCTTCCCGCTTCACAGTGATCCGGCCGGTGAGGCTGGCTGCGGGCGCGACTCCGAGCGCATCGGGGTGGCTGAAGACGTACAGGCCACAGAGCTTCATGTCGCCTCGGGTGGCGGAGCGGTCGTGGTCGAACATCAGGGTGATCGACTTCCACAGCACGGCGAGGTCGTCGGCACTCACCCCGGTCTTCGCGGCTCGCGATGCCGAGAAGTACGCCTGGGCGCGGTAGAGGCCGTAGGGCACCGTCCACTTCGAGCCCATCTCGGTCCGCTCGCCCTTGTCGATGTCTTCCTGCCGGGTCTGGGTTACCCGGGTTATCGCGTGATCGGTGGGCAGCACGGGGTCGATGCTGCGGGCGAAGGTGAACTGGAGCGGTCCGCGGACCTGACCGGCGCCGCCCTTTGCTCCGGTGCTCAGCACGGCGCCGAACATCCGGATGTCGAAGTAGTGCTCGCAGAGCCAACGCTGTGCCTGGTCGGCCCGGCCGGGGTTGGCGGTCAGTGCCTCCTCGATTCGGGTGTTCAGCGCGTGCCCGGCCTCGACGAAGATCCCGTACTTGGGGTCGTCGCCGCGCAGCAACGAGACCGTG is from Micromonospora sp. WMMD1102 and encodes:
- a CDS encoding NAD(P)-binding domain-containing protein, which produces MTSAPSPVTDSSVTLLGLGRMGSALAGALLDAGSRTVVWNRTAGKADALAARGAVPAGSAGEAIRASPLVVVCLLDYDNVRAMLEPNAGTLAGRTLVNLTTGTPEQAAALADWAGAQGARYLDGAMMAVPQTVATPDAFFLYSGSWEAFDAHRSTLDRLATSHYLGPDASVAELWDTALLGSGYAALAGFLHSAALLDSAGVAPTRFLPLALRWLNGMLAFMPELAREIETGDYSHGVSPVEMNRAAVHNLIEVSSRHGVDAGVHVPLLELLDRRIADGRPADSFASIVEVLRKRRD
- a CDS encoding MerR family transcriptional regulator, which gives rise to MRIGELARRTGSSERALRYYEEQHLLHPVRRPSGYREYAEADVRRVHSIRMLLAAGLGSAVIAEVLPCMTDNGEVLVPACAGLAPVLADERDRIDAAIEDLRGARRILDAIVQVAAEAEPTPEICAVS
- the cas2 gene encoding CRISPR-associated endonuclease Cas2, whose amino-acid sequence is MDLLVTYDVETVTPEGERRLRKVAKICEAHGYRVQKSVFEVVCRETDKVRLVAALQAVIDPECDSIRIYHLPSRALDDVEHLGKPRAVDPRGPFVI
- the cas1c gene encoding type I-C CRISPR-associated endonuclease Cas1c; translation: MTAVSDDDPIREVPLSALEHYAYCDRQTALIHVEGVWSESADTVRGDLSHRVVDLPGLTRRAGVTVVRSLPVASEEYGLRGICDVVEFAGQVAAPVEYKVGKYRPDGPAELQLTGQALCLIEAGFEVPVGYVYSVAERRRHAVSITPDLVTAPLPPPRRSAGCSRSSACRWRATTPVAATVHFGTTACPKSPTARRGRPTCSPPDPSERGVTELLNTLYVQTPGTSLHLDGDTVRVYHPEQTGRRLLPLVRLNHVVLFAGVTITDDLLLRCAEDGRSVSWLSGAGRFRARVAGPTSGNPLLRRAQHRAAEPDGHRLTLGAAMVAGKIHNSRQVLLRAARDSSGHRQTALRGSAELLAKRLPLLREARSADEILGVEGIAARDYFGALPYLIRQKEWQAVGRNKRPPTDPVNCLLSFLYGMLRVAVHGALEQVGLDPYIGFLHGIRPGKPALALDLMEEFRPLLADRLAFTLINRGEVTTNDFEKLPNGAYRLTEAGRKCVLTAWQESRRRAWPHAQLKREVEGAVLPLVQARLLARHLRGDLPSYQPWMVN
- the cas7c gene encoding type I-C CRISPR-associated protein Cas7/Csd2, whose translation is MSAAHLDPARRHDAVLLFDVTDGNPNGDPDGGNQPRTDDETGQGLVTDVAIKRKIRDTVSLLRGDDPKYGIFVEAGHALNTRIEEALTANPGRADQAQRWLCEHYFDIRMFGAVLSTGAKGGAGQVRGPLQFTFARSIDPVLPTDHAITRVTQTRQEDIDKGERTEMGSKWTVPYGLYRAQAYFSASRAAKTGVSADDLAVLWKSITLMFDHDRSATRGDMKLCGLYVFSHPDALGVAPAASLTGRITVKREDEDKAARQHLDYARTINTADLPEGVELTKLVDLWP